The Brachyhypopomus gauderio isolate BG-103 chromosome 2, BGAUD_0.2, whole genome shotgun sequence genome contains a region encoding:
- the fam107b gene encoding protein FAM107B isoform X4 — translation MVFSACSTSELSTHTCGQEGLEQSELVEGFPRVHSVMAEPDYMDGDCDELIKPKKLINPVKTSRNHQDLHRELLMNQKRGLSPQNKPELQKVMEKRKREQVLKAQKEEQEAHKKRSDLEIELLKRQQKLEQLELEQHKIEEEQENTPEFIKMKSNLRRTALEVDEQERTT, via the exons ATGGTTTTCTCAGCATGCTCTACCTCAGAGCTTTCCACTCACACTTGTGGACAGGAAG GTCTGGAGCAGTCGGAGTTGGTAGAGGGGTTCCCTCGTGTGCACAGCGTCATGGCAGAACCAGACTACATGGACGGAGACTGTGATGAGCTCATTAAGCCCAAGAAACTCATCAATCCAGTAAAAACGTCCAGAAACCATCAAGATCTACATCGAGAGCTCCTGATGAATCAGAAGAG AGGACTGTCTCCGCAGAACAAACCGGAGCTCCAGAAAGTgatggagaagaggaagagggagcaGGTGCTGAAGGCTCAGAAGGAAGAGCAGGAAGCCCACAAGAAGCGATCAGACCTGGAGATTGAGCTCCTAAAGCGGCAGCAAAAACTCGAACAG CTGGAGCTTGAGCAGCATAAGATTGAAGAGGAGCAGGAAAACACCCCTGaatttattaaaatgaaaagcAATCTAAGAAGAACCGCACTGGAAGTGGATGAGCAGGAGCGTACCACCTAG
- the fam107b gene encoding protein FAM107B isoform X5 has product MATVFRYTVCPFMQGLEQSELVEGFPRVHSVMAEPDYMDGDCDELIKPKKLINPVKTSRNHQDLHRELLMNQKRGLSPQNKPELQKVMEKRKREQVLKAQKEEQEAHKKRSDLEIELLKRQQKLEQLELEQHKIEEEQENTPEFIKMKSNLRRTALEVDEQERTT; this is encoded by the exons ATGGCCACCGTGTTCAGATACACAGTGTGTCCCTTTATGCAAG GTCTGGAGCAGTCGGAGTTGGTAGAGGGGTTCCCTCGTGTGCACAGCGTCATGGCAGAACCAGACTACATGGACGGAGACTGTGATGAGCTCATTAAGCCCAAGAAACTCATCAATCCAGTAAAAACGTCCAGAAACCATCAAGATCTACATCGAGAGCTCCTGATGAATCAGAAGAG AGGACTGTCTCCGCAGAACAAACCGGAGCTCCAGAAAGTgatggagaagaggaagagggagcaGGTGCTGAAGGCTCAGAAGGAAGAGCAGGAAGCCCACAAGAAGCGATCAGACCTGGAGATTGAGCTCCTAAAGCGGCAGCAAAAACTCGAACAG CTGGAGCTTGAGCAGCATAAGATTGAAGAGGAGCAGGAAAACACCCCTGaatttattaaaatgaaaagcAATCTAAGAAGAACCGCACTGGAAGTGGATGAGCAGGAGCGTACCACCTAG
- the fam107b gene encoding protein FAM107B isoform X1: protein MAEPDYMDGDCDELIKPKKLINPVKTSRNHQDLHRELLMNQKRGLSPQNKPELQKVMEKRKREQVLKAQKEEQEAHKKRSDLEIELLKRQQKLEQLELEQHKIEEEQENTPEFIKMKSNLRRTALEVDEQERTT from the exons ATGGCAGAACCAGACTACATGGACGGAGACTGTGATGAGCTCATTAAGCCCAAGAAACTCATCAATCCAGTAAAAACGTCCAGAAACCATCAAGATCTACATCGAGAGCTCCTGATGAATCAGAAGAG AGGACTGTCTCCGCAGAACAAACCGGAGCTCCAGAAAGTgatggagaagaggaagagggagcaGGTGCTGAAGGCTCAGAAGGAAGAGCAGGAAGCCCACAAGAAGCGATCAGACCTGGAGATTGAGCTCCTAAAGCGGCAGCAAAAACTCGAACAG CTGGAGCTTGAGCAGCATAAGATTGAAGAGGAGCAGGAAAACACCCCTGaatttattaaaatgaaaagcAATCTAAGAAGAACCGCACTGGAAGTGGATGAGCAGGAGCGTACCACCTAG